In the genome of Populus alba chromosome 11, ASM523922v2, whole genome shotgun sequence, one region contains:
- the LOC118035708 gene encoding probable glutathione S-transferase, producing MADEVTLLDFWASPFGMRVRIALAEKGVKYEYSEQDLRDKSALLLQMNPVYKKIPVLVHRGKPVCESLIIVQYIDDVWRDKAPLLPSDPYERAQSMFWADFIDKKIHDLSRKIWTTKGEELEAAKKGFFECLELLEGELGEKPYFGGQTLGYVDIAFLPFCCGFSTYETIGNFSIEAQCPKIIAWANRCLKKESVAKSLAEPGKVHELVLEIRKSLGFD from the exons ATGGCTGATGAGGTGACACTGCTGGATTTCTGGGCAAGCCCTTTTGGCATGAGAGTCAGAATAGCACTGGCAGAGAAGGGAGTCAAGTATGAGTACAGTGAACAGGACTTGAGGGACAAGAGTGCATTGCTTCTTCAGATGAACCCAGTCTACAAGAAGATTCCAGTTCTCGTCCACAGAGGAAAACCAGTTTGCGAGTCCCTTATTATTGTTCAGTATATTGATGATGTGTGGAGGGACAAGGCTCCTTTGCTACCTTCTGATCCTTATGAAAGAGCTCAGTCCATGTTCTGGGctgattttattgataaaaag ATACATGATCTTTCTAGGAAGATATGGACAACAAAAGGAGAAGAACTGGAGGCGGCAAAGAAGGGTTTCTTTGAATGCCTTGAGTTATTGGAGGGAGAACTAGGAGAGAAGCCTTATTTTGGAGGTCAGACTCTGGGGTATGTGGATATTGCCTTTCTTCCTTTCTGTTGCGGGTTTTCTACTTATGAGACCATCGGAAACTTCAGCATCGAAGCTCAATGCCCCAAGATCATTGCATGGGCTAACAGGTGCCTGAAAAAAGAGAGTGTAGCCAAGTCTCTTGCAGAACCTGGAAAGGTCCACGAGTTGGTTTTGGAGATAAGGAAGAGCCTTGGGTTTGATTGA
- the LOC140956097 gene encoding uncharacterized protein — protein sequence MDAVDERRARSPNRRGRGQFREEAPRENLDAEYRDVEPQHHRLQHHREEVPQHLHHNREELPRHRNRRGLETQPIDELTKRMKVDVPDFYGKLESHAFEDWLITIEDYFDWFDVSEDRKVRYIRMKLKGHARVWWGSVEEQLRRTQRPPISNWEEMKERLKEKYLPIDYEQMMFEEMLQLRQGALIVDQYTDRFHELTVRSRITETDQQTLARYRNGLRRELYKEMLIARLITVEEAYQLALRIEKQLGITTGKKVISSGSILGEQRGKAKVTSDGPQCYKCKGFGYYAVVCPTRDKKLAFICEKELTVMGEAEGEKIEDLATEKEEHLDASDLPSCVIHRILTGNKTELRTNQDWLRTNIFHTRLEHGGRALNVIIDNGSGMNVISETAVERLHLKTETHPSPYRISWVNEHNSVLVKHRCLVQFSLEREYVDEAWCDIIPMTVCHMLLGRPWLYDRRVSYNGYTNTYSFQFKGNRLVLVPLPIVEFETTQKQVPVLNMRQFSQAVNGEQMLLFVVRREVKQTDGLVPKELASILKKFQDIMPDEMPHQLPPMRDVQHTIDLIPGSSLPNLPHYRMSPAENEELN from the exons ATGGATGCTGTGGATGAACGTAGAGCAAGGTCTCCCAATAGAAGGGGGCGTGGACAATTTCGTGAAGAGGCACCAAGGGAAAATCTGGACGCTGAATATAGAGATGTTGAACCCCAACACCACCGACTACAACATCACAGAGAAGAGGTTCCACAGCACCTGCACCATAATAGAGAAGAACTTCCACGACACCGTAACAGGCGAGGACTGGAGACTCAACCAATCGATGAACTCACCAAGCGAATGAAGGTGGATGTGCCTGACTTCTATGGAAAACTGGAATCACATGCTTTCGAAGATTGGCTAATTACCATTGAAGACTACTTTGATTGGTTTGATGTATCGGAAGACCGAAAAGTCCGGTATATCAGGATGAAATTAAAGGGACATGCTCGTGTCTGGTGGGGAAGCGTAGAAGAACAACTGCGACGAACTCAACGCCCACCAATCTCAAACTGGGAGGAGATGAAGGAACGATTGAAAGAGAAATATTTACCAATTGATTATGAACAAATGATGTTTGAAGAAATGCTGCAACTAAGGCAAGGGGCCTTAATAGTAGATCAATATACAGATAGGTTCCATGAATTGACGGTTCGTAGCAGGATTACAGAGACCGATCAACAGACACTAGCCCGATATCGCAATGGCCTACGTAGGGAACTATACAAAGAAATGCTAATCGCAAGACTCATCACGGTGGAAGAAGCATACCAACTAGCACTGCGTATTGAGAAACAATTAGGGATCACAACCGGAAAGAAAGTCAT ATCAAGTGGCTCAATACTGGGAGAACAAAGAGGAAAAGCAAAGGTTACAAGTGATGGTCCACAGTGCTACAAATGCAAAGGATTCGGATACTATGCTGTGGTGTGCCCCACCAGAGATAAGAAGCTTGCCTTTATATGTGAAAAAGAGCTAACAGTAATGGGGGAGGCGGAAGGAGAGAAAATTGAAGACCTTGCAACTGAGAAGGAGGAACACCTGGACGCTTCTGATCTTCCAAGCTGTGTTATTCATCGAATATTAACAGGAAATAAAACTGAACTCAGAACAAATCAGGACTGGTTGCGCAccaacatcttccatacgcgacTAGAACATGGGGGCAGAGCACTCAATGTGATAATCGATAACGGCAGTGGTATGAATGTAATCTCTGAAACCGCAGTAGAACGACTACATTTGAAGACCGAGACACACCCATCTCCCTACCGAATAAGTTGGGTTAATGAACACAACTCAGTCTTAGTCAAACACCGTTGCCTAGTACAGTTCTCATTAGAAAGAGAGTATGTAGATGAAGCATGGTGCGATATCATTCCAATGACCGTCTGCCACATGTTATTGGGACGCCCATGGCTTTACGACAGAAGAGTCTCTTATAATGGTTACACCAATACCTACTCTTTCCAGTTTAAAGGCAATAGGCTAGTCTTAGTCCCACTACCGATTGTAGAATTTGAAACAACACAAAAACAGGTGCCAGTATTAAATATGAGGCAGTTCTCTCAAGCTGTCAATGGCGAACAAATGTTGTTGTTTGTAGTAAGGCGTGAAGTGAAACAAACTGATGGCCTAGTGCCCAAGGAGCTAGCATCCATACTGAAAAAATTCCAAGACATCATGCCAGATGAGATGCCCCACCAACTGCCACCAATGCGGGATGTACAACACACAATTGATCTCATCCCAGGGTCATCTTTACCCAATTTACCCCATTACAGGATGAGCCCTGCGGAGAATGAGGAGCTCAACTGA